The nucleotide sequence GATTTAAAGTGATCTAACTGAAGTGAATCAATGGCAGCGCTAATTCCATTGAAAAGAGAGTCACACATCATTTATAACTGGTAATTAAAATTTAATAAGTAGATTAGAATAAAGATCAAATATTTAAATATTATTTCATTGATATAACAGATAAAATAATCAATATTAAGACAAATAAATTTACGTGATTAACTAATTTAATTTAAAATAAATATTCTAATAAATCAATACTATTTTGAATTAAATTAATGAATATTTATTAAAATATATAATGATATTATTTCAGTTTAAAATAATTATAATTTACTATATTAACTTGCATCAACTTCATCTTTCCATTCATTTAAAATACGCATCATTTTTATATGTCTTTCTTTCTGAGGATCAAAGATGTTTATTGCTTCTTCAGGATCCTTTTTAAGGTTATACACCTCATAAATTCCTGCATCGAAATAATGATACATTTTGTAGTTCCCGTCTCTTATTACAGAACAGTTCAAATCTCCTGTTGAATTGGGTCTTGCTCTTGAAGAATGCCAGAATAACCTTCTTTTCTGTGTTTCTCCAGTAACTATATTCTCTTTGATATCTATTCCATCCAAATGTTCATCAGGGTATAGATTTAAATTACAAAGTGATAATAAAGTTGGATATAAATCTGTATTGGTTGTTACCTGATAATTTTCAGAATGAGAGGAAATTCTTGCTCCTCCAAATACTAATGGAACTTTAATACCTCCTTCTAAACAATGCCCTTTTCCTCCTCTTAACGGTAAGTTAGAAGTCGCTAAAGTTCTTGTATTTTTCTTAGCCCTATTGGATAATCCTCCATGATCTGATGTAAAAACAATGATCGTATTATCATACACCCCTTTGGCTTTTAAGATCTCGACAATTTTACCTAAACTTTCATCAATAGATTGAACCATAGCTGCATAAGCTGCATTATTTTGATGCGTCTTTGTAGCCCCATCTATATCCAAATACTCTGGTCCTTCAAAGGTCATTCCTTTTACTTTTTCCTTATACTTTTTGACATAATCAGGTTTACCTTCAAATGGAGTATGGACTCCATAATGAGATAAAATGACGAAAAATGGCTGCTCATTTCTATTATTTTTAATAAACTTCACCGTTTCATCTGTCAGACGATCAGTTAGATATTCACCTACCTCTCCCTCATCTAATCCTGGAATTAACGCTTTGCCATTTAATTTATTAGGATCTTCAGGTTCGTTATATGGGAAAAAATAGGTCTGTGGGGCACCTGCTGCTCCACTTCCAATACTTTTATGATAACCTTTATTCTCAGGCCATTCATCTTCAGTTTCTCCCAAATGCCACTTTCCTGCAAAAAAAGTTTTATAGCCTTGCTCTTTAAAAGCCTGACCGATGGTCTTTTCGTTGTCATAAAACTTCTTTCCTTTTA is from Flammeovirga agarivorans and encodes:
- a CDS encoding sulfatase; this encodes MKKLSLFLALLCTNFVFAQQKNVVLFLVDDLGYYDLSLHNSPLYETPNIDQLARDGIDFRNAYVAHPRCLPSRYGLQTGRHPARAGIPAKNSNTIKGKKFYDNEKTIGQAFKEQGYKTFFAGKWHLGETEDEWPENKGYHKSIGSGAAGAPQTYFFPYNEPEDPNKLNGKALIPGLDEGEVGEYLTDRLTDETVKFIKNNRNEQPFFVILSHYGVHTPFEGKPDYVKKYKEKVKGMTFEGPEYLDIDGATKTHQNNAAYAAMVQSIDESLGKIVEILKAKGVYDNTIIVFTSDHGGLSNRAKKNTRTLATSNLPLRGGKGHCLEGGIKVPLVFGGARISSHSENYQVTTNTDLYPTLLSLCNLNLYPDEHLDGIDIKENIVTGETQKRRLFWHSSRARPNSTGDLNCSVIRDGNYKMYHYFDAGIYEVYNLKKDPEEAINIFDPQKERHIKMMRILNEWKDEVDAS